The following coding sequences lie in one Micropterus dolomieu isolate WLL.071019.BEF.003 ecotype Adirondacks linkage group LG15, ASM2129224v1, whole genome shotgun sequence genomic window:
- the mrpl2 gene encoding 39S ribosomal protein L2, mitochondrial: protein MMAVSCLTRALRSLTLSQPALLSSQAVAQTKLGTQVSSAVGQCRGFLTTASLEQNRTFWKQREKYTIRPIGMKKTGGRDHSGRIRTHGIGGGHKQKYRWIDFQRLRYEPNKEDQPFEEKVVEVRYDPCRSADIALVAGGNRKRWIIATENMQAGDVIKTSGVIGRMAVSANEGDAFPLGALPVGTLVNNLEILPGKGSEYIRAAGTSGVLLRKVNGTAIIQLPSKQQVQVLETCMVTVGRVSNIDHNKRIIGKAGRNRWLGIRPSSGLWQRKGGWAGRKIKPLPPMKSYVNLPSISAK from the exons ATGATGGCGGTTTCGTGTCTAACTCGAGCTCTGCGCTCCCTGACCCTCTCCCAGCCTGCTCTGCTCTCCTCGCAG GCAGTTGCCCAGACTAAACTGGGAACCCAGGTGTCCAGTGCAGTCGGACAGTGCAGAGGCTTCCTCACCACAGCCTCTCTGGAGCAGAACAGGACGTTTTGGAAGCAGAGGGAGAAGTACACCATCAGGCCCATAGGAATGAAAAAGACAGGAGGCCGAGATCACTCAG GAAGGATACGGACACATGGCATTGGCGGTGGCCATAAACAGAAATACCGGTGGATAGACTTTCAGCGCCTGCGCTATGAACCAAACAAAGAGGACCAGCCCTTTGAAGAGAAGGTTGTTGAAGTGCGATACGACCCATGCAG GTCTGCTGACATTGCCCTGGTAGCTGGAGGCAACCGGAAAAGATGGATTATAGCTACAGAGAACATGCAGGCTGGAGATGTCATTAAAACATCTGGAGTGATTGGACGCATGGCAG TCTCAGCCAATGAGGGTGATGCTTTCCCACTGGGAGCCCTTCCTGTGGGCACACTGGTAAACAACCTAGAGATACTACCAGGGAAGGGATCAGAGTACATTCGTGCTGCAg GTACAAGTGGCGTTTTGCTCCGTAAAGTAAATGGAACAGCGATCATTCAGCTTCCTTCCAAGCAGCAGGTTCAG gtaCTGGAGACCTGCATGGTAACGGTGGGACGCGTGTCCAACATTGACCACAACAAACGGATCATTGGCAAAGCTGGTCGCAATCGCTGGCTTGGCATTCGCCCCTCGAGCGGCTTGTGGCAGAGAAAGGGAGGGTGGGCAGGACGCAAGATTAAACCGCTCCCTCCGATGAAGAGTTACGTCAACCTGCCCTCAATCTCTGCTAAATAA